CACGTGTGTACAGAGTCCTGAGGGGAAGGGCACCTGTCCAGGTGGGGATACAGCAGGGAGGCCGGGGCGGCTGAGCAGGGAGAGGGTCTGTAGATGCGGTCAGAGAGGCACGGCCAGATCATTCCAGAAACAGTACCGCTGTAAGTCGTCACACCTACTTTAGGGTTTCATTAGAGGCAGCAGTTCTGTGCACATGTCTCAGGTACCAAAGAAGTTTGTTTTCCATGTCACTTCTGCTTGAATATGTAAGGGTGTGTGATCATTAGCTGGTAGGGGAGAAGGAGAACAGGTTAATAAGAAGTAGCCATCTGAGAAGATTTCCCCAgtcaccttaaaattttttgttgtatGTGCAATCTGGTCAGTTCTCAGTAATGTGTAGACAGGTGAACAGTTTGTCCCAACTTGTATTATCTGGCTGGTTGATGTTGTGTAGCTTTGTTATTTGGCACACATTGCAAGAAGCAAAGATAAGAGGGCACAATGGCATTTCTACATGTGACTCTTTGGCattttttgtgtatttcaaaataagttaaaaattcaTAGAGATGCACAAAGTCCAACAGAGAGAATCTTTCAAAAACCTGGGTAAAGTCCCTGAGAGTCTGATCCATGGCAATGTCAAGGTCCTCTGGCTGGAAAGGCTTGCAACTCCTGGAAGTTTCTGTTCTCCCTGCACGTCCAATCTGACCTCTTTCCCTAGGAAGGCCGTTCTAGAACCCCTCAGAGCTGTAGGCCCCACAGCAGCTCTTCAGACACCCACCCCAACCGCTTCTGGGTAGTCCCCTAAGAGAGGTTTCCTGGCCCAAGAGCTCCAGTGTTCTTAACCTCGAAGATGATACCTTCGAAAATGATGCTCTAGTTGTTGACCAACACGTGAGGTCCCTGTACTCCTTCGGCAGGAAGTCATGCAGGGCGCAGATGCTCTGCAGGTCCTTGATGTCCAGCAGGTGGAAGCAGGGGCTCAGGCCCTTGGCCCGGAGCTGCCGCACAGCCGACTGTCCCCACGCCTCATCCAGCACTATGAACATCATGTTGCCCGAGAACTGCAGGCACACGTTGTACGTGATGGAGAAGCCAATGCCTTGTTGCCCTGGTCACCAGTGCCACACGGTGTCTGAACACATGGCTGTGTGGAGGGCTAGCGAGGTCCTGTGTGTGGAGCTGATGGTGCTGTGGGCCACACGGAGGGCTAGTGGTGCGGAGGCCTGGCCACAGTCAGAGATGCCAGTAGAACTGTGTTCTGGGATCCAGTGCTGTGATTCCTAGAGCCCAGGCGCTGCCTCCGTTCCTCCATGAAAGCAGGGACCAGACGTTCCAGGCGGTTCCCTAATGACGCTATTCCAGATATGTCCTTCCTGGGGCTGCACTCTGAGCCCAACTAGGATTCTATCCTCTTAGGATCCCTCCTCTGAGCCAAGCAGTGCTTTGAGGAGTACTGACGTGCTTCCCAAAACAAAGGTTGTGGGTGATTGATTAAAAGGATGCTAAAGTTTCATAGCTTTTGAGGGAACAATTTTGGGAGAAACTCTataggagaaaaagagagcaatCATCTTGGGAATATGCctttcatctgcagaatgggaatGGTTGCCTTCTAAGATACAGTGAAATTGTTCATACAACAAAACCGGTATTGAGCATACAGATCTCCTTGCTTTCTTAGGAGAATCTCAAGGGTGAGAAACAGAATTAGGTCCTGTGCTGAGActggggtgtgggcagggctccTCCCTCAGTGTGAGTCCCAGTGTGCCCCCAGATGAGGCAATGTTTATGAAGTTCATGTGGGCCAAGGCAATGATTGCAATGTTTAATTTAATGGTTACACAATCCCGTTTGCCTGTAgtgcttgcttttttgttttctttaaggtcACAGTTAATAAGTATTATATGTAATtaggtgttatttttaaagtattgaggAACACAGACCTGTGATGCTGGGATATATTTCTAAACTAGCAGTAGACGTGACATGTCTTGTCCTTGATAGTGATACTCCTCAAGGTTCATTTTAGAAACACAAGCTAACAGGGAGGAAATTAACAGCCTTGTTGAAGAGAAAACGTTAAAGGAAACctcacttatattttttatttcattttattctttaaaaggctgtttttaagtaatgtctataccAAACGTGGGGTTCCAActaccaaccttgagatcaagagtcccatgctctaatgactgagcctcctaggcgCCCCACAGGAAACCTCTTTCCAAATAGAAACCTTACCCcatggggcgccttggtggctcagtcagttgagcgtccaactcttgattttggctcaggtattgGTCTCATGACTTGTGAGATCGTGCTGTGCCTCAGAATCTGTGATGatagtaaggagcctgcttgggattctctctctcccccttctatctgccctcccctgctcatgttctctctccaaataaataaacttaaaggaaaaaaacaaaaccgtgCCTTTGCTTTGCAGGGCCTATCTGTTCTCATTTCTGTCAGCCTAAAAACCCCTGGTGAAGactaaaaaataatcatgagaGGAGGGAGTCTGAACAATCTGGATGCTTCtgtgaggggtgggaggtggtgggcATTCACAGAGGCCCCTAGGGAGCCAGGCTGGGTGTGTGGCAGTAAGAAGCTCCCCTCAGGGCCCTGGATGTGTCAGGTCCCAGTCCGGGGACGCCTATGGAGGGCACTTTGCACCGCCCTTGTTTTCAGCCTGTTCACCTGTATTAGTTCCTTTACTCTTCATGGAAATCCTAAGACTTCCCCCGAATTGTACACTTGAGGAGACTGACATACAGCAACATGCAGGATTTTGCTCAAGGTCAACCCgtaggtggcagagccaggatcttttcatttccagatgtttgttttgaaagcttTCAAAGAGAGAAGTGGAAAGAATAGGACTGTAGACACCCATGTATCCTCCAAACTAGCCTCAGTAGTGATGAGTGTGTTACTATCCTTCACCTTCTGTAGAGATTTTGCTGGACCATGTTAATGTTACAGACTTGACCGTTTCTCCTTACATGAATAGCGCATTCACCTTGAGAGTTGACAGTAATTCTTTCATATCCATTGATACCAATCCTTATTCACTTTTCCTCCTTGTCTCAGGTTGTCTCATGGATATGCCTCTAGTGCTCACTCCCATTTCACACCTtgcaattgtgttttttttttcccccaatgagTTTGCTATTTAAAGAGACCACAACGATGTCtattttgtagtagaggctgataAAGTATGCTAGTTAGGGAAATCTAGCCCTATTCATGGGTTTATATATTGTCTCTGGTGACTTTCAAGCTACAAAAGCAGATTTGATTAGAGACCACAGGCTTGCAAAGGCAAAAATATTCATTATGTGGCTCTTTCACTAATGTTTACCAACACCTGAGTGAAACTGTTCCTGCTCTTGACCTAACTTAGGGTCTGTTAGACTTTGGGGCTGGTTGGCAAGAAACAATCTGCACACATGGACATTTACTTATAATTGTTTATTCATCTATGATATTCATTCATTGTTGGTTGGCATTAATTCCACTTTTTCTTCTCATATAtcacagaagaaatcacaaaagactTCCCAGAATTAGTAACCAATTCAATTTAAGTACTCAATATGGACAGtggttcttcctcctcctccttttcctcctcctcctccttttcctcctcctcctccttctacttCCTCTGATATGAACATTGGTAACAGTGTAGTCCTTTTGTTCATATCATGGAAGTATCATAATGGGACCCATGGAGggaactggggcgggggggagtccCCATTGTTCAATGTTCTTCTCCATTACAAACTCCCCGTCAGGCCCCTTAGCATCTGAGGGCAAAAGGGCCAAGTAGATGGGGGTCTCTGCTCCTTCTTCTGGGCTTTTAATGGCTGTAGGTCTACCCATGTCTGTTCTCACCCACCTAGGGCAGCAGGCATTCAGAAGGATCCtgtttcccctcctctgctcactcagtTTCCTGGCATGGATTCTGGACAGGACAGTGATACCCATCTTTGACACTCCATATGTGAGTACTTTCATATCAGGGCAGCCTTCCTTCCTGTGTACCCCGCTCTTTGTGTCTTCCGGAAACTTGTTCATGAGCCCCACCAGCTCCTCCTCTGTGATAGTCTCACTTCTGAACTTCTGCTGAAGTTCTGAGCTGCAGTTGTTAAGAACTATGAAGCTCATTATACTAGACACAGTGGCCACTCTGCCTAAAATACAACACAAATGGTCATGTAGAATCGCATGTGTAAGAATGATGAATACCAAAATCCCTTAGATTTGCCTATTTGGGAGACAGTTACCAGTTTGCTAGGAGTGTGAATGTAGTCTTCCTATATAAATGAAGGACACAATCCAATATTGAACCTTGCAAGACTCATAATGTCTCAGAGGATGTCAGAGAAATGATCTAATGGGGTGTGCAGTGCCCAGATGtcccataaagaaaagaaagtgacttCTACAGGAACGTGCTATCAGAAGGTAAGTCGGTGCTCACTGCAATCATGAGTAGAGAGCCACTTTTCTTCACAGGTCCCCTTTGGAACCATCTTAACATCTTATGGTCCCATGGCCAGTGCTCTATGAACAAGTGTCTACTAACCAACAAACATCTGATCATTTTAGTGATGACCTTTTGAAGAAGAACAGACTGCATGTGTTTTGTGGGCTGTCCCTCTGATAAAACCAGGTAAAAAGAAATCACCTCAGTGGGCTAAGGTGTGTGGTATTTTCTCTATGTTGGAATTTCATCAACTTGGGAGCAGTGAGAAAACACCAGGCAATATAGTtatgggaaggggaaatggaaCAGTCACATGTTAAAAAGatagtataaaaaagaaatgctataacatggatgaatcttgataACATTACCCAAAAGAAAGtggccagtcacaaaagactactCATTATATGATTCTCTATATATGGGATGTCCAGAGAAGTAGATGATCAGACAGATAATAGATTAGAGGTGCTTCAGGCAGTGGGATTGTGGGAAAAGAGGGCTGGTGCTAAGGGCACAGGTTCTCCTTGGGGTGATGACAGTATGCTAATCTTAAAGAAGTGATTGTTCCACAAGTCTGTCCATATACTAAATTCCACTGAATTGCATACCTGAAACGGGTAAAG
The Panthera tigris isolate Pti1 chromosome C2, P.tigris_Pti1_mat1.1, whole genome shotgun sequence genome window above contains:
- the LOC122230443 gene encoding carbonyl reductase [NADPH] 1-like codes for the protein MCSVHGTGLRKRVWLQHLLPGIYLQNLLLPITLTGRVATVSSIMSFIVLNNCSSELQQKFRSETITEEELVGLMNKFPEDTKSGVHRKEGCPDMKVLTYGVSKMGITVLSRIHARKLSEQRRGNRILLNACCPRWVRTDMGRPTAIKSPEEGAETPIYLALLPSDAKGPDGEFVMEKNIEQWGLPPAPVPSMGPIMILP